A genomic stretch from Astatotilapia calliptera chromosome 4, fAstCal1.2, whole genome shotgun sequence includes:
- the LOC113019975 gene encoding 5-hydroxytryptamine receptor 3A-like, giving the protein MAALQTLAFISVIAGFSCSLTSECSYYNLLDYLNLTSSNVALETMRPVKNWTRSTFVQVDLFLLGILESNEKSQTFTNEIRVHMSWTNEFLTWNPSEFCGIEKLSIMTSMLWFPDVIIVEDVSDDGSMRMSPLVTVYSNGSVKADFQQRLTFACRLNLFAFPFDLQTCYISFSSLNSDVDSITFGTISDERFLTQVSDTVMLTRGQWELKHIDIYSTNQTIENKSYVSFRVLMLRKPMLYVIDFIIPLFYFLIMDLASFFISEAKVEKLSFKVTILLSISVLLLLLADILPSTEKDMPIISIYCMVIFTMVAVSVLETMLVMFLMDFEGFSCFYKKAENCENAKTDDQLEPMEDSAETLKKGEGKPKRSDLPSDCDLLKLILDEVKAVQDKTGRQDEVNGKQESYRRLAAIIDRVFFVLYLIASTIFVVLGYLKWIPQMI; this is encoded by the exons ATGGCTGCTCTACAGACTCTGGCTTTTATCTCTGTAATTG CAGGGTTTTCCTGCAGTCTGACTTCAGAGTGCTCATACTATAATCTACTGGACTACTTGAACCTGACCTCATCAAATGTTGCTCTGGAAACCATGCGGCCAGTGAAAAACTGGACCAGAAGCACCTTTGTTCAGGTGGACTTGTTTTTGTTGGGCATTTTAGAATCG AATGAGAAGTCTCAAACTTTCACAAATGAAATCAGGGTCCACATG AGTTGGACAAATGAATTCCTGACTTGGAACCCTTCAGAGTTTTGTGGGATAGAAAAGCTGTCCATTATGACATCAATGTTGTGGTTCCCTGATGTAATCATTGTTGAAGA tgtttctgaTGATGGGAGCATGCGGATGAGTCCACTGGTCACTGTGTATTCCAACGGTTCAGTGAAGGCAGACTTTCAGCAGCGGCTGACCTTTGCGTGCCGTTTAAATCTCTTCGCGTTCCCCTTTGATTTGCAAACGTGTTACATCTCATTTTCATCTCTGAACTCTGATG TGGACTCTATAACATTTGGAACGATCAGCGACGAAAGATTCCTTACTCAAGTCTCTGATACAGTCATGCTTACAAGGGGACAGTGGGAACTCAAACACATCGACATATACTCAACTAACCAAACCATTGAAAATAAAAGCTACGTTTCTTTCAGA GTGTTGATGTTGAGGAAGCCCATGCTTTATGTGATAGATTTCATCATACCCCTCTTCTATTTCCTGATCATGGATTTGGCTTCATTCTTCATTAGTGAGGCCAAAGTGGAAAAGCTGAGCTTCAAAGTGACAATACTTCTGTCCATCTCTGTCTTACTGCTGCTTCTTGCGGACATATTGCCGTCCACTGAAAAAGACATGCCAATCATAT CCATTTATTGCATGGTCATCTTTACAATGGTGGCTGTAAGTGTCCTGGAGACCATGCTGGTGATGTTTTTAATGGACTTTGAaggttttagttgtttttataaGAAGGctgaaaactgtgaaaatgcCAAGACTGATGATCAGCTGGAACCCATGGAAG ATTCTgctgaaactttaaaaaaggGTGAGGGGAAACCGAAAAGAAGTGACCTACCCAGTGACTGTGACCTTCTGAAGTTAATCCTTGATGAAGTGAAGGCAGTTCAAGACAAAACTGGAAGACAGGACGAAGTCAATGGAAAGCAAGAAAGCTACAGGAGACTGGCTGCAATCATAGATcgtgtgttctttgttttatatttgattGCTTCCACAATTTTTGTGGTGTTGGGATATTTAAAGTGGATTCCACAAATGATCTGA